From a single Apium graveolens cultivar Ventura chromosome 2, ASM990537v1, whole genome shotgun sequence genomic region:
- the LOC141707783 gene encoding adenylosuccinate synthetase 2, chloroplastic-like, protein MNISSSLRLESNGIVGIGGRPNGSHRYPKRGVVFCSSAKPPPSLVVEHTNKEKASRIESLSQVSAVLGCQWGDEGKGKLVDILANHFDIVARCQGGANAGHTIYNAEGKKFALHLVPSGILNEDTMCVVGNGVVVHLPGIFKEIDGLEANGVSCKGRILISDRAHLLFDFHQVVDGLREAELAKSLIGTTKRGIGPCYSSKVIRNGIRVGDLRHMDTFPQKLDLLFADAAARFEGFKYTPDMLKEEVERYKRYAERLEPYMTDTVHFINKSISEKKKVLVEGGQATMLDIDFGTYPFVTSSSPSAGGICTGLGVAPRVLGDIVGVVKAYTTRVGSGPFPTEILGKGGDLLRFAGQEFGTTTGRPRRCGWLDIVALKYCCQINGFSSLNLTKLDVLSDLSEIELGVAYNYVDGTPIESFPGDLRVLEQSKVQYEKMPGWQSDISSVRNYSDLPKAARNYVERVEELVGVPIHYIGIGPGRDALIYK, encoded by the exons ATGAACATCTCGTCGTCTTTAAGACTAGAAAGCAACGGCATCGTTGGTATAGGAGGGAGGCCAAATGGGTCCCACCGCTATCCTAAAAGAGGAGTGGTGTTCTGTTCATCTGCCAAGCCTCCTCCTTCACTTGTGGTTGAGCATACAAATAAAGAAAAGGCGAGTCGAATTGAGTCACTGAGTCAAGTGTCTGCCGTGTTGGGTTGTCAATGGGGTGATGAAGGTAAAGGCAAGCTTGTTGATATTCTTGCCAATCATTTCGACATCGTTGCTCGTTGTCAG GGTGGAGCTAATGCTGGACACACTATCTATAATGCTGAGGGCAAGAAGTTTGCTCTCCACCTCGTTCCATCAGGAATTCTTAACGAAGATACCATGTGTGTTGTTGGTAATGGGGTTGTGGTTCATTTACCTGGAATTTTCAAGGAAATTGATGGTCTCGAAGCTAATGGGGTTTCATGCAAAGGAAGGATTTTAATATCTGACCGAGCTCATCTTTTATTCGATTTTCATCAAGTAGTTGATGGCCTCAGGGAAGCAGAACTGGCTAAATCCTTAATTGGTACTACCAAGAGAGGCATTGGTCCTTGTTACTCAAGCAAGGTTATTCGTAACGGAATAAGAGTAGGTGACTTGAGGCATATGGACACATTTCCTCAGAAACTAGATCTTTTATTCGCAGATGCAGCCGCAAGATTTGAAGGTTTTAAGTATACCCCTGACATGCTTAAGGAAGAAGTTGAACGGTATAAGAGATATGCAGAAAGGTTGGAGCCATACATGACTGACACAGTACATTTCATTAACAAATCAATCTCGGAAAAGAAGAAGGTTTTGGTAGAAGGTGGTCAGGCAACGATGTTGGATATTGACTTCGGGACTTACCCTTTCGTTACTTCTTCCAGTCCATCAGCTGGTGGAATCTGCACTGGACTTGGTGTTGCACCTAGGGTCCTTGGTGATATCGTTGGAGTG GTCAAAGCTTACACTACAAGAGTAGGATCAGGTCCTTTCCCGACAGAAATTTTGGGTAAAGGTGGAGATCTTCTTAGGTTTGCTGGACAAGAGTTTGGCACAACAACTGGGCGTCCTCGTCGTTGTGGATGGCTTGATATAGTTGCACTTAAATATTGCTGTCAAATTAATGGGTTCTCTTCCCTTAATCTTACCAAACTTGACGTCTTGTCGGATCTTTCTGAAATTGAATTGGGAGTTGCATACAATTATGTCGATGGAACTCCAATTGAATCATTCCCAGGAGATCTACGTGTTCTTGAGCAATCAAAG GTTCAATACGAAAAGATGCCTGGCTGGCAATCTGATATTTCTTCTGTCAGAAACTACTCTGACCTGCCAAAGGCTGCAAGAAATTATGTGGAGAGGGTAGAAGAGCTTGTTGGTGTACCCATTCATTACATAGGTATAGGACCTGGACGTGATGCCCTTATATACAAATGA
- the LOC141707784 gene encoding dehydration-responsive element-binding protein 2F-like, whose product MPPKAGMENSRKSLKAWKKGPARGKGGPLNSTCEYRGVRQRTWGKWVAEIREPMKRNRIWLGSFTTAEEAAMAYDEAARRLYGPDTHLNLPHLRSSYNPSSKSQKFKCFPSNKSISLLPSSGLLNLSAQPSVHVIHQRLQELKKTAVFPQSSSSSSSSNDPRYEGSIMSGQSSLEYTGKEANFPANVAGNYKEKPQLDLNEFLQQLGIIREDDQPDTSEVSSSLTELESSLPDYDGVAAKWDM is encoded by the coding sequence ATGCCCCCAAAAGCCGGTATGGAAAATAGCAGGAAGTCATTAAAAGCGTGGAAGAAAGGTCCTGCAAGAGGCAAAGGCGGACCTTTGAATTCTACGTGTGAGTATCGAGGAGTTCGACAGAGAACTTGGGGCAAATGGGTTGCAGAAATAAGGGAGCCAATGAAAAGAAACAGAATCTGGTTAGGTTCTTTTACTACAGCTGAAGAAGCGGCTATGGCCTATGACGAAGCTGCAAGGAGGTTGTACGGTCCAGATACTCACCTCAATTTACCCCATTTGAGAAGCAGCTATAATCCTTCAAGCAAATCACAGAAATTTAAATGTTTTCCTTCCAACAAGTCCATCTCATTGTTACCTTCCAGTGGGTTGTTAAATCTGAGTGCTCAGCCAAGTGTTCATGTCATACATCAGAGGCTCCAAGAACTAAAGAAGACTGCTGTGTTTCCGCAGTCAtcttcatctagttcatcctCTAATGACCCGAGATACGAAGGTTCTATTATGAGTGGCCAGTCCAGTTTAGAATATACTGGGAAAGAGGCCAACTTCCCTGCAAATGTGGCGGGAAACTACAAAGAGAAGCCTCAGCTTGACCTGAATGAGTTTCTTCAGCAGTTGGGCATTATTAGAGAAGATGATCAGCCAGATACAAGTGAGGTCTCTAGCAGCTTAACAGAACTTGAAAGTTCCTTACCTGACTATGATGGAGTTGCAGCAAAGTGGGACATGTGA